CGAGTCGGCGGGCCGCGTCCTTCGACATCCTCCGGAGCTTGCGCGGCCCGAGGGCGATGTTGTCGGCGACCGTGCGGTGCGGGAAGAGGTTGAAGTGCTGGAACACCATGCCGATCCGCCGGCGCAGGAGGTCTGGGTTGTCGCGGAGCACCGAGCGTCCGTCGAGGAGGACGTCGCCGGCGTCGGGCTCGTGGAGTCGGTTGAGCACCCGCAGCAGAGTGGACTTCCCGGAGCCCGACGGCCCGATCACCGTGACGGTCTTGCCGGCGTCGACGTGCAGGTCCACCCCGCGCAGGACCCGGTTGGCGCCGAACGCGAGGTGCAGGCCGGTGCCGGTGAGGGAGACGGAATCGGGCATGCGTCAGCCCCCCTCGACGATGATCGACTGCTCGAGGTCGTCGAGCGTGCCGGACGTGTCGGCGCGTCCGGTGCGCAGGCGCCGGTCGATGTAGTTCACCAGGTGCGTGAGCGGGATGGTCAGTGCCAGGTAGAACAGGCCGGCCGCGACCAGCGGCGACAGGTTGCCGGTCTGCGCGTTGAGGTCCCGGCCCACGGCGAACAGCTCCCGCTGCGTGACGAGCAGGCCCAGGAAGTAGATCAGCGACGAGTCCTTGATGAGCGAGATGAACTGGTTCATCAGGGCCGGCAGCACCCGGCGCACGCCCTGCGGGATCACCACGAGCGACATCGAGCGCCGGTACGAGAAGCCCAGGGCGCGAGCGGCTTCCATCTGGCCGGGTTCGACGCTCTGGATGCCCGACCGGAAGATCTCGCCGATGTACGCGGCGGCCAGCAGCGACAGCGCCGCGGCGCCCAGCCAGTAGGGGTTGTTGCCGGTCAGTCCCCTGACGACCGGGCCGAGACCCAGTCCGACCAACAGGATGATCACCACCGCGGGTAGCCCGCGGAAGATGTCGGTGTAGACGCGGGCCGGCCAACGCAGCCAGCGGGTTCGGGAGATCCCGGCGACCGCGAGCAGCATGCCGATCACCGTGCCCGCGATGCCCGACGACAACGCCAGGATCAACGTGTTCGGCAGGCCGGTGCGCAGCAGATCCGGGAACGCGCGTTTGTACAGTTCCCAGTCGAAGAAGGTCTCCCCGAGCTGCTGCAGTGTCGACTTCGGCTCGGCGGTCGACGGTTCCGATGTGGTTGCCTTCTGCGCGGCGATGGCCGCGAAGTCCGGGAGCACGGGTTCCGGTGCGGCCTTGCTGCCCGGCTTCCAGCCGGCCGGAAGCTGACGCGGCACCCAGTCCGAGTACAGCCGCGCCCACGTGCCGTCGGCGATGACGGCGTCGAGTCCCGAGTTGAGTGCGTCGATCAGCGGCCGGTGGTCCTTCGCGACCGCCCAGCCCACGAAGTTGTTGAGGCTGAAGGTGTTCTGCACGATCGACGCGGGATCACCCGGTTTGATCGCGCCCTCCGCCTGTTGCGACGGCGCCACCCACGCATCGATCTGCCCGGTCTTCAGGTTCGCGTAGGCGGTGTTGTAGTCCGGGAACTTGACCGGATCCAGACCGAGGGTGTTGACCACGTAGTCGTCCTGCACGGTGCCCTGCACGACGCCGATGCGGACCGACGAATTCAGATCCGAGAAGCCCTTGATCGCACTGCCGTTCGGCACCACGAGCGCGAAGTAGCCGAAGTCGTAGCCGTTGGTGAAGCCGACCAGTCCCCGGCGGGCGTCGGTGGTGGTGATCGACGACGACCCCACGTCGAACCGGTGGCCGGCCACCTGTGCCAGCAGCCCCGCGAAGTCGGTGCCGACGAACTCCACCTGCAGTCCGAGCTTCGCGGCGACGGCCCGCAACAGTTCGTTGTCGAAGCCGGTGAACACGTTGTGCGAGTTCACGCAGATGCTCGGCGGCGCGTCCGACAGGGTCCCGACCGTGAGCGTGCCGGGTTTGACGAGGCCGAGCTTCGTGGGGTCGA
This genomic stretch from Prescottella soli harbors:
- a CDS encoding ABC transporter substrate-binding protein/permease; its protein translation is MSAAASRSRAAAVLLVILLPVLALAACSSGRNTSGTTDLCAPPGVDSASALPANLDTAAATAAEDKYTTPNTPPLTDIDPTKLGLVKPGTLTVGTLSDAPPSICVNSHNVFTGFDNELLRAVAAKLGLQVEFVGTDFAGLLAQVAGHRFDVGSSSITTTDARRGLVGFTNGYDFGYFALVVPNGSAIKGFSDLNSSVRIGVVQGTVQDDYVVNTLGLDPVKFPDYNTAYANLKTGQIDAWVAPSQQAEGAIKPGDPASIVQNTFSLNNFVGWAVAKDHRPLIDALNSGLDAVIADGTWARLYSDWVPRQLPAGWKPGSKAAPEPVLPDFAAIAAQKATTSEPSTAEPKSTLQQLGETFFDWELYKRAFPDLLRTGLPNTLILALSSGIAGTVIGMLLAVAGISRTRWLRWPARVYTDIFRGLPAVVIILLVGLGLGPVVRGLTGNNPYWLGAAALSLLAAAYIGEIFRSGIQSVEPGQMEAARALGFSYRRSMSLVVIPQGVRRVLPALMNQFISLIKDSSLIYFLGLLVTQRELFAVGRDLNAQTGNLSPLVAAGLFYLALTIPLTHLVNYIDRRLRTGRADTSGTLDDLEQSIIVEGG